From one Gemella morbillorum genomic stretch:
- a CDS encoding solute carrier family 23 protein, which produces MTQESRVKPVLDVHEKPSIGLWITLSLQHLFAMFGATVLVPILTGLPASTALTTSGIGTLTYLLITRGKIPAYLGSSFAFINPIIVLSTTHNVETAMLGAFLASLVYGVVAMFIYKFGVNWLLKLLPPVVVGPIIIVIGLGLAPTAIDMAMNKTVDGAKVYDLKYFSVALITLLITIICAVALRGFAKQIPVLLGIVFGYIVAVIAGLVNFQPVIDAPWFSLPKFTVPFVTYTPEWNIAALAMVPIAIVTINEHIGHQMVLSEVIGRNVLKDPGLHRSILADGTAMMFASLLGGPPSTTYGENIGVLAITRVFSVFVLGGAAVFALILSFVGKFSALISTIPSPVMGGVSILLFGIIASSGLRMLVDEKVDLSINRNLVISSVIIVLGVGGAMLKFESIHFELPAMALAAISGVLLNAFLPKKEK; this is translated from the coding sequence ATGACACAAGAGTCAAGAGTAAAACCAGTCTTAGATGTTCATGAGAAGCCGAGTATCGGGCTTTGGATTACACTAAGTTTGCAACATTTATTCGCAATGTTTGGGGCAACAGTTCTAGTACCGATTTTAACAGGATTACCAGCTAGTACAGCACTGACAACATCAGGTATTGGGACATTAACGTATTTATTAATAACACGCGGAAAAATTCCAGCATATTTAGGATCATCATTCGCATTTATTAACCCAATTATAGTTTTATCAACTACACATAATGTAGAGACAGCTATGCTTGGTGCTTTCTTAGCCAGCTTAGTTTACGGTGTAGTAGCAATGTTTATCTATAAATTCGGTGTTAACTGGTTATTAAAACTTTTACCACCAGTTGTAGTAGGGCCAATTATTATTGTTATTGGATTAGGTCTTGCACCAACAGCAATTGATATGGCTATGAACAAAACTGTTGATGGCGCAAAAGTCTATGATTTGAAATACTTTTCAGTAGCACTTATTACACTACTAATTACAATTATTTGTGCGGTAGCTTTAAGAGGATTTGCTAAACAAATACCAGTATTATTAGGAATTGTATTTGGATATATAGTAGCGGTTATAGCAGGTCTAGTAAATTTCCAACCTGTTATAGATGCTCCATGGTTTAGCTTACCTAAATTTACAGTACCATTTGTAACTTACACACCAGAATGGAATATAGCTGCCCTTGCAATGGTTCCTATTGCTATTGTAACTATCAATGAGCATATTGGACACCAAATGGTATTATCAGAAGTAATAGGACGTAATGTTCTGAAAGATCCAGGGTTACATCGTTCAATTTTAGCAGATGGAACGGCAATGATGTTTGCATCATTATTAGGTGGACCTCCAAGTACAACTTATGGTGAAAATATTGGAGTTCTTGCTATTACTCGTGTGTTTTCTGTGTTTGTTTTAGGAGGAGCAGCAGTATTTGCACTTATATTAAGTTTTGTAGGTAAATTTTCTGCTTTAATTTCTACTATTCCATCACCGGTTATGGGAGGAGTATCAATATTATTATTTGGTATTATAGCTTCGAGCGGACTTAGAATGTTAGTAGATGAAAAAGTAGATTTAAGTATTAATAGAAACTTAGTAATTTCATCAGTAATCATTGTTCTTGGAGTAGGTGGAGCAATGTTAAAATTTGAAAGTATTCATTTTGAATTACCTGCGATGGCATTAGCAGCAATAAGTGGTGTTCTATTAAATGCTTTCTTACCTAAAAAAGAAAAATAA
- the rpmA gene encoding 50S ribosomal protein L27, which translates to MLKLNLQFFASKKGVGSTKNGRDSESKRLGAKRADGQYVTAGSILYRQRGTKIWPGTNVGKGGDDTLFSLVDGVVRFERYGRSRKKVSVYPQA; encoded by the coding sequence ATGTTAAAATTAAATTTACAATTCTTCGCATCTAAAAAAGGGGTAGGTTCTACTAAAAACGGACGTGACTCTGAATCAAAACGTTTAGGTGCTAAAAGAGCTGATGGTCAGTACGTAACTGCAGGTTCTATACTTTACAGACAACGTGGAACTAAAATTTGGCCAGGAACTAACGTAGGAAAAGGTGGAGATGATACACTATTTTCACTAGTTGATGGTGTTGTACGTTTCGAAAGATACGGACGTAGCCGTAAAAAAGTTTCTGTATATCCACAAGCATAA
- a CDS encoding YidC/Oxa1 family membrane protein insertase — MKKLSALLLGFAGMFVLSGCSAQDRSGTFYETFVKPMDISLSKIHDYVGSWGWSIVIITLIIRIIILPFMLKNYKSQNEARRGQALARPELEVVQAKQKAAREKEARAISNEEKTQARAELMELQREQMAIMKKYNAMPLTVGGCLPLLIQMPFLTGLFFTLSNPLYSAGIIDSTFLGVFSLGTRSYILPVIAFIVYAIQTRLAMRMTPQVTQPGQEQLQGQMQMMQWLSPVMIAVFSFWVAGAVAVYYIVGGVFLIFQTYLGYKIYPPYKPEKQKKQSFDPNKVTLVSSNKKKRK, encoded by the coding sequence TTGAAAAAATTATCTGCACTTTTATTAGGTTTTGCAGGTATGTTTGTTTTATCTGGATGTTCGGCGCAAGATAGAAGTGGAACATTCTATGAAACATTTGTAAAACCAATGGATATATCTTTAAGTAAAATCCATGACTATGTTGGGAGTTGGGGATGGTCAATTGTTATAATTACTTTAATTATACGTATTATAATTCTACCATTTATGTTGAAAAACTATAAATCTCAAAATGAAGCACGTCGTGGACAGGCGCTAGCTCGTCCAGAATTAGAAGTAGTTCAAGCAAAACAAAAGGCTGCTCGTGAGAAAGAAGCTCGTGCAATCTCTAATGAAGAAAAAACGCAGGCAAGAGCTGAACTTATGGAGCTTCAAAGAGAACAAATGGCAATTATGAAAAAATATAATGCAATGCCGCTAACTGTTGGTGGATGTTTACCATTACTAATTCAAATGCCATTCTTAACAGGATTATTCTTCACATTATCTAACCCGTTATATTCGGCAGGAATCATTGATTCAACATTCTTAGGAGTGTTTAGTCTAGGGACTAGATCATACATACTACCTGTAATTGCATTTATAGTGTATGCAATTCAAACGCGTTTAGCAATGAGAATGACACCACAAGTTACACAACCAGGTCAAGAGCAACTTCAAGGTCAAATGCAAATGATGCAATGGCTGAGTCCAGTAATGATTGCTGTATTCTCATTCTGGGTTGCAGGAGCGGTAGCCGTGTATTATATTGTAGGGGGAGTATTCTTAATATTCCAAACGTACTTAGGATATAAAATTTATCCACCGTACAAACCTGAAAAACAAAAAAAACAATCATTTGATCCAAACAAAGTAACACTTGTTTCTAGTAATAAGAAAAAAAGAAAATAA
- a CDS encoding Na/Pi cotransporter family protein, with product MSALWQEILFSFLGGLGLFLFSIKYMGDGLQLIAGDKMRYVLDKYTSKPLMAVLAGIIVTILIQSSTGTIVITISLVGAGLLKTKQAIAIVMGSNIGTTLTSFIIGFNISKYSLPLIFVGAAFLFFTRAKLINNIGRVIFGFGGIFYALKMMSTAMGPMRDMTWFQNILVHIDDSAWVGVGVGTLLTVLIQSSAATIAILQNLYADAALNLNGALPVLFGDNIGTAITTAALAMVGSNIAAKRVAASHVLFNVIGTIICLIALVPYTAFVSYLETTFGLNPKMTIATAHGTFNILNTVLQFPFIWLLVIVVTRLIPGEDEQIKYSTQYLDKSLISSAPAVALGQVQKEFIEMLILSKKSLRNSVEYFMTRDESLNEKGETYEEAINNFDEQMTDYLTLLFREKLSPKEGQAASILLDGTRDIERIGDHARDIVTSVNYQIKKKLKFSDDAKAEVQEMYELCNDIILKTIKSLEENNIAIAGAALAACENIYALEKTARKKHTDRMKDGDCEISAGVVYMDLIQHFTRVCEHARNILEKKIQGNI from the coding sequence GTGTCAGCACTTTGGCAAGAAATTTTATTTTCTTTTTTAGGAGGTCTGGGGTTATTCCTATTTAGTATTAAATATATGGGAGACGGGCTTCAATTAATAGCTGGAGATAAGATGAGATATGTTTTAGATAAATATACATCTAAACCTCTGATGGCAGTTCTAGCCGGAATTATTGTTACAATACTGATTCAATCGAGTACTGGAACAATAGTTATCACAATAAGTTTAGTAGGAGCAGGATTATTAAAAACTAAACAAGCAATTGCTATAGTTATGGGTTCTAATATTGGAACAACATTAACATCATTTATTATTGGTTTTAATATTTCAAAATACTCACTACCATTAATTTTTGTAGGAGCAGCGTTTTTATTCTTTACTCGTGCCAAATTAATAAACAATATAGGGCGTGTAATTTTTGGATTTGGTGGGATTTTCTATGCTTTAAAAATGATGTCAACAGCCATGGGGCCTATGAGAGATATGACGTGGTTCCAAAATATTCTTGTGCATATTGATGATAGTGCTTGGGTCGGAGTTGGAGTTGGAACATTATTAACAGTTCTTATCCAATCATCGGCAGCTACAATTGCGATTTTACAAAACTTATATGCTGATGCAGCTTTAAACCTTAATGGAGCGTTGCCAGTATTATTTGGAGATAATATCGGTACTGCTATTACAACAGCAGCATTAGCGATGGTAGGAAGTAATATTGCGGCAAAACGTGTAGCAGCATCTCACGTATTGTTTAATGTGATTGGAACTATTATATGTTTAATAGCTCTAGTGCCATATACGGCATTTGTTTCTTATTTAGAAACTACATTTGGTCTAAATCCAAAGATGACAATTGCAACAGCACATGGTACATTTAATATTCTTAATACAGTATTACAATTCCCATTCATTTGGTTATTAGTAATTGTTGTAACTAGGTTGATTCCAGGGGAAGATGAGCAAATCAAATACAGTACACAATACCTAGACAAATCGCTTATTTCTAGTGCACCAGCGGTCGCACTGGGTCAAGTACAAAAAGAATTTATTGAGATGCTTATTTTATCTAAAAAAAGTTTACGTAATTCTGTAGAGTATTTCATGACTCGAGACGAATCTTTGAATGAAAAAGGTGAGACATACGAAGAAGCAATTAATAACTTTGATGAGCAAATGACAGATTATTTAACTCTATTGTTTAGAGAAAAATTAAGTCCAAAAGAAGGGCAAGCAGCGTCAATTTTATTAGATGGAACACGTGATATTGAAAGAATTGGAGATCACGCACGTGATATTGTTACTTCGGTAAATTATCAAATTAAGAAAAAATTAAAATTCTCTGATGATGCAAAAGCAGAAGTTCAAGAGATGTATGAATTATGTAATGACATTATTCTAAAAACGATTAAATCATTAGAGGAAAATAACATTGCAATAGCAGGAGCAGCATTAGCAGCTTGTGAGAATATATATGCGTTAGAAAAAACAGCGCGTAAGAAGCATACCGATCGTATGAAAGATGGAGATTGTGAAATTTCAGCAGGAGTAGTCTATATGGACTTAATTCAGCACTTTACGAGAGTATGTGAACACGCAAGAAATATTCTAGAAAAAAAAATTCAAGGAAATATATAG
- the rsmD gene encoding 16S rRNA (guanine(966)-N(2))-methyltransferase RsmD — MRVIAGKYKSIKLNSVDGMNTRPTTDKIKENLFNMLHCDGRILDLFGGTGALGIESLSRGAEHAVFIDGSSSAIKTIHSNIEKCRIPKTNYDVYRNDYKRALKILGKKEEKFDLIFLDPPYDKGLVNLALKSILENNVCNKHCLIVCEKSKDENISIESVNLEIVKEKEYGITDIVIFEYVEK; from the coding sequence ATGAGAGTTATAGCTGGTAAATATAAATCTATCAAATTAAATTCGGTTGATGGGATGAACACACGTCCAACAACAGATAAAATAAAAGAAAATCTATTCAATATGTTACATTGTGACGGACGCATCCTTGATCTTTTTGGAGGAACAGGTGCTCTGGGAATAGAAAGCTTGAGTAGGGGTGCAGAGCATGCAGTGTTTATTGACGGCAGTAGTAGCGCAATAAAAACGATACATTCAAATATAGAAAAGTGCCGTATTCCAAAGACTAATTATGATGTTTATAGAAACGACTATAAACGTGCATTAAAAATCTTAGGAAAAAAAGAAGAAAAATTTGATTTGATTTTTTTAGATCCACCGTATGATAAAGGATTAGTTAATCTTGCTTTAAAATCTATATTAGAGAATAATGTCTGTAATAAACATTGTTTAATAGTATGTGAAAAAAGTAAAGATGAAAATATCTCTATTGAATCGGTAAACTTAGAAATAGTAAAAGAAAAAGAATATGGGATTACTGATATAGTAATCTTTGAATATGTGGAGAAATAG
- a CDS encoding ribosomal-processing cysteine protease Prp, giving the protein MIKVEIKKEVEIIKQVIVDGHADYAEHGSDIVCAGVSAVVFGLINAVDELDEDVQFDISASEDETGHLTYRSLKSTEKEQLLLSAMMVALKTIEENYSDYITIEIREVN; this is encoded by the coding sequence ATGATAAAGGTTGAAATAAAAAAAGAAGTTGAAATTATTAAACAAGTTATAGTTGATGGACACGCAGACTATGCAGAACATGGTTCTGATATAGTTTGTGCAGGAGTATCAGCAGTAGTTTTTGGTTTAATAAATGCAGTAGATGAGTTAGATGAAGATGTTCAGTTTGATATTTCAGCGAGTGAAGATGAAACAGGCCATTTAACATATAGATCATTAAAATCTACTGAGAAGGAACAACTTTTGTTAAGTGCAATGATGGTTGCATTAAAAACTATAGAAGAAAATTATTCAGATTATATAACTATCGAAATAAGAGAGGTGAACTAG
- the thrS gene encoding threonine--tRNA ligase gives MAKLVFPDGNVREYDNKTALEIAESISISLKKKVISAKLDEDYIELNKPITKDGHLKLIVADDEDQDSLYVLRHSSAHLLAQALRRLYGKDIHFGVGPAIDGGFYYDFDSEYKISEEDFKNIEKEMKKIISENVAIEGREVSRTEALEIFAADPYKVELINDLPEDEVITVYTQGDFVDLCRGGHVASTSKIKEFKLLSVAGAYWRGNSDNKMLQRIYGTAYFTKEHLEQHLVRLQEARERDHRKLGKELGIFTTSQKVGAGLPLWLPNGATIRRTIERYIVDKEVELGYDHVYTPVLGSKDLYITSGHWEHYQEDMFPPMEMDHETMVLRPMNCPHHMMVYKNERHSYRELPIRIAELGMMHRYESSGAVSGLQRVRGMTLNDAHIFVRPDQLKDEFKLTVGLIEEAYKDLGITNFSYRLSYRDPENTEKYFDDDVMWNNAQQMLKETADELGLDYVEAEGEAAFYGPKLDVQVETAIGKQETLSTIQLDFLLPERFELEYIGEDGKAHRPVVIHRGIVSTMERMVAFLLEEYKGDLPTWLAPNQVRIIPVNNDYHYDYSKEIMQELKKAGVKVAIDDRDEKLGYKIREAANKKIPYTLVIGDKEVENKGVNVRTFGSHDQKEESFVEFKENILKEINERLIEKNA, from the coding sequence ATGGCAAAATTAGTTTTTCCTGATGGAAATGTTAGAGAATATGATAATAAAACAGCGTTAGAAATTGCAGAGAGTATTAGTATCAGTCTTAAGAAAAAAGTTATTTCAGCGAAATTAGATGAAGACTATATCGAGTTGAACAAACCAATTACAAAAGATGGGCACTTAAAACTTATTGTTGCTGATGATGAAGACCAAGATTCATTATATGTACTTCGCCACTCTTCAGCACACTTGCTTGCACAAGCACTGAGAAGATTATATGGGAAAGATATTCATTTTGGTGTTGGGCCAGCAATTGACGGTGGATTCTACTATGACTTTGATTCAGAATACAAAATAAGTGAAGAAGACTTTAAAAATATTGAAAAAGAAATGAAAAAAATAATTAGTGAAAATGTTGCTATTGAAGGACGTGAGGTTAGTCGTACTGAAGCATTAGAAATTTTCGCAGCAGACCCATATAAAGTTGAATTAATTAATGACCTTCCAGAAGATGAAGTAATTACTGTTTACACTCAAGGTGATTTTGTTGATCTTTGTCGTGGAGGACATGTAGCTTCTACTTCTAAAATTAAAGAATTCAAACTTTTATCAGTAGCAGGAGCTTATTGGCGTGGAAATAGCGATAATAAAATGTTACAACGTATTTATGGAACAGCTTATTTCACTAAAGAACATTTAGAACAGCACTTAGTAAGGTTGCAAGAAGCTCGTGAACGTGACCATAGAAAACTAGGTAAAGAATTAGGAATCTTTACAACAAGTCAAAAAGTAGGAGCAGGTCTACCACTTTGGTTACCAAATGGTGCTACTATCCGCCGTACAATCGAAAGATATATCGTCGATAAAGAAGTAGAACTTGGATACGACCACGTTTATACACCAGTTTTAGGTTCTAAAGATTTATATATTACTAGTGGGCACTGGGAACACTATCAAGAAGACATGTTTCCACCAATGGAAATGGATCATGAAACAATGGTTCTTCGTCCTATGAATTGTCCACACCATATGATGGTTTACAAAAATGAGCGTCACTCTTACCGTGAATTACCTATTCGTATTGCTGAACTTGGTATGATGCACCGTTATGAATCAAGTGGGGCAGTAAGTGGGCTTCAACGTGTTCGTGGAATGACTCTTAACGATGCACATATTTTTGTTCGTCCAGATCAACTTAAAGATGAGTTCAAATTAACAGTAGGATTAATAGAAGAAGCATACAAAGATTTAGGAATTACTAACTTTAGCTATCGTTTATCTTATAGAGATCCAGAAAATACAGAAAAATATTTTGATGATGATGTGATGTGGAATAATGCACAGCAAATGTTAAAAGAAACTGCAGATGAGTTAGGTCTTGATTATGTTGAAGCAGAAGGAGAAGCTGCTTTCTACGGACCAAAACTTGATGTTCAAGTAGAAACTGCAATAGGAAAACAAGAAACATTATCAACAATTCAACTAGATTTCTTATTACCAGAACGTTTCGAATTAGAATACATTGGAGAAGATGGTAAAGCACATCGTCCAGTAGTAATTCACCGTGGTATTGTGTCAACAATGGAACGTATGGTTGCCTTCTTATTAGAAGAATACAAAGGAGACCTTCCGACATGGTTAGCTCCAAACCAAGTGCGAATTATTCCTGTAAATAATGATTACCACTATGATTATTCTAAAGAAATCATGCAAGAACTTAAAAAAGCTGGTGTAAAAGTAGCTATCGATGATAGAGATGAAAAACTTGGATATAAAATTCGTGAAGCAGCTAACAAGAAAATACCTTATACTCTAGTAATAGGGGATAAAGAAGTAGAAAATAAAGGAGTTAATGTTAGAACATTTGGTTCTCATGATCAAAAAGAAGAAAGCTTTGTTGAATTCAAAGAAAATATTTTAAAAGAGATTAACGAAAGATTAATTGAAAAAAACGCATAA
- a CDS encoding DUF2129 domain-containing protein gives MELFEKERRGIYVYFKSFKDLSKLEKYGNFISYSKRGRYACIYVDENRMDSIIEDLKKKKFVKKIEISEMSNLHLSFENLEKMSKQHEIS, from the coding sequence ATGGAATTATTTGAAAAAGAACGTCGAGGAATATATGTCTATTTCAAAAGTTTTAAAGATTTAAGTAAATTAGAAAAGTATGGAAATTTTATTTCTTATTCTAAAAGGGGACGTTATGCGTGTATATATGTTGATGAAAATCGAATGGATAGCATAATAGAAGACTTAAAGAAAAAGAAATTTGTAAAGAAAATAGAAATTTCGGAAATGTCTAACTTACATTTAAGTTTCGAAAATCTAGAAAAAATGTCCAAACAACATGAAATTTCATAG
- the rplU gene encoding 50S ribosomal protein L21: MYAVIKTGGKQLRVEEGQTILVEKLAAEVDSTVTFDEVVLVGGETTKVGAPLVAGATVTAKVVAQGKGKKITVFKYKPKKNNHRKLGHRQPFTKLVVEKINA; the protein is encoded by the coding sequence ATGTACGCAGTAATTAAAACAGGTGGGAAACAACTACGTGTTGAAGAAGGACAAACAATCTTAGTTGAAAAATTAGCAGCTGAAGTTGATTCTACAGTTACTTTTGACGAAGTAGTATTAGTAGGTGGAGAAACTACTAAAGTTGGTGCTCCTTTAGTAGCTGGTGCGACAGTAACAGCTAAAGTAGTTGCTCAAGGTAAAGGTAAAAAAATCACAGTATTCAAATACAAACCTAAGAAAAACAATCACCGTAAATTAGGTCACCGTCAACCATTTACTAAATTAGTAGTTGAAAAAATTAACGCTTAA
- a CDS encoding peptidylprolyl isomerase — translation MLPQLTKEILDGEIKVTIKTTHGDMAFKLFEKDIPKAVENFVTHAKNGYYNGIIFHRVIKDFMIQGGDPTGTGMGGESIWGNSFEDEFSMDYFHFYGALSMANAGPNTNGSQFFIVQNNHLDARTLDALEQGGWPEEAIKGYAEVGGTPHLDHRHTVFGQLLEGAETLEKIAAVETGAQDKPVEEVVIVGIDVE, via the coding sequence ATGTTACCACAATTAACAAAAGAAATACTTGATGGAGAAATCAAAGTAACTATTAAAACAACGCATGGAGATATGGCATTTAAGCTTTTCGAAAAAGATATTCCTAAAGCAGTAGAAAATTTTGTAACACACGCTAAAAACGGATATTATAATGGAATAATATTCCACCGTGTTATAAAAGATTTTATGATTCAAGGAGGAGACCCAACAGGAACTGGTATGGGAGGAGAATCAATCTGGGGTAATAGTTTTGAAGATGAATTTTCAATGGATTACTTCCACTTTTATGGAGCTTTAAGTATGGCAAATGCAGGTCCAAATACAAATGGTAGCCAATTCTTTATTGTTCAAAATAATCACCTAGATGCAAGAACTTTGGATGCATTAGAACAAGGTGGTTGGCCAGAAGAAGCTATTAAAGGATATGCTGAAGTAGGTGGAACACCTCATTTAGATCATCGTCATACAGTTTTTGGTCAATTATTAGAAGGTGCAGAAACTTTAGAAAAAATTGCAGCAGTGGAAACTGGAGCTCAAGATAAACCAGTAGAAGAAGTTGTTATTGTTGGAATAGATGTAGAATAG
- the pnp gene encoding polyribonucleotide nucleotidyltransferase: MFQDKKIYTTQWAGKELTVELGEMARQANAAVVVKYGDTVVLTTAVASKEAKDVDFFPLTVNYEEKMYAVGKIPGGFLRREGRPGTEATLAARLIDRPIRPLFEDGFRNEVQVISTVLSVEYDCDPVMAAMLGSSLALSVSNIPFKGPIAGVTVGYVDGEYVINPNVEQFENSKIDLKVAGTKDAINMVEAGAEEVSEEVMLNAIMFGHEEIKRLIAFQQQIVDEIGQEKMEVELKVIDENIYNEVLDLSLTEMKSAIAIKDKQERDEAISVVKERVLAVFDERVTDEDELDIVKEVKLSLDKIVKDEVRREITEDKVRPDGRALTEIRPLASRIDVLPRTHGSALFTRGQTQSLGVVTLGNLSDEQIIDDLTQEENKRFMLHYNFPAFSVGEVGFSRAPGRREIGHGALGERALAQVIPSKEDFPYTIRIVSEILESNGSSSQATICSGSMALMAAGVPIKAQVAGIAMGLVKKDEHYTILTDIQGMEDHLGDMDFKVAGTSEGITALQMDIKIEGLSEQILKESLEQARVGRLQILDHMNNIISEPREEVSTFAPKIKIIRIKPEKIKDVIGSGGKVINEIIEKTGVKIDIEQTGEVFISSPEIDGINKAIEIIENITREAEVGEVYLAEVKRIEKFGAFVELFPGVDALVHISKLSAERVNKVEDVVKIGDTLKVKVIKIDEKGRVDATAHF; encoded by the coding sequence ATGTTTCAAGATAAAAAAATATATACAACACAGTGGGCTGGAAAAGAATTAACTGTTGAATTAGGAGAAATGGCTCGTCAAGCCAATGCGGCAGTTGTTGTAAAATACGGAGATACTGTTGTTTTAACTACAGCGGTAGCATCAAAAGAAGCAAAAGATGTAGATTTCTTTCCATTAACAGTTAATTATGAGGAAAAAATGTATGCAGTTGGAAAAATACCTGGAGGATTCTTGCGTCGTGAAGGGCGTCCAGGAACAGAAGCTACATTAGCAGCTCGTTTAATAGATAGACCGATAAGACCATTGTTTGAAGATGGTTTTAGAAATGAAGTTCAAGTTATTTCAACAGTATTATCAGTAGAATATGATTGTGATCCAGTTATGGCAGCTATGTTAGGTAGCTCATTAGCTTTATCTGTTTCTAATATTCCATTTAAAGGCCCTATCGCAGGTGTTACTGTTGGATATGTTGATGGAGAATATGTAATTAATCCAAATGTAGAACAATTCGAAAACTCAAAAATAGACCTTAAAGTTGCTGGTACAAAAGATGCGATTAATATGGTTGAAGCAGGAGCAGAAGAAGTTTCAGAAGAAGTAATGCTAAATGCAATTATGTTTGGTCATGAAGAGATTAAGCGTTTAATAGCTTTCCAACAACAAATAGTTGATGAAATCGGTCAAGAAAAAATGGAAGTAGAGTTAAAAGTTATTGACGAAAATATTTATAATGAAGTATTGGACTTATCATTAACAGAAATGAAATCTGCAATTGCCATTAAAGATAAACAAGAGCGTGATGAAGCAATATCTGTTGTTAAGGAAAGAGTACTTGCAGTCTTTGATGAACGTGTAACAGATGAAGATGAATTAGATATTGTTAAAGAAGTAAAATTATCATTGGATAAAATTGTGAAAGATGAAGTTCGTCGTGAGATTACAGAAGATAAAGTTCGTCCAGATGGTCGTGCATTAACAGAAATTCGTCCATTAGCATCACGTATTGATGTGCTTCCAAGAACTCATGGGTCAGCGTTATTCACTCGTGGGCAAACTCAATCACTAGGTGTAGTAACATTAGGTAACTTATCTGATGAGCAAATTATTGATGATTTAACTCAAGAAGAAAATAAGAGATTTATGCTACATTATAACTTTCCAGCATTTTCTGTAGGTGAAGTAGGATTTAGTCGTGCACCAGGACGTCGTGAGATAGGACATGGTGCATTAGGAGAACGTGCATTAGCGCAAGTTATCCCTTCAAAAGAAGATTTCCCATATACTATTCGTATTGTATCGGAAATCTTGGAATCAAATGGTTCAAGTTCTCAAGCAACTATTTGTTCAGGATCTATGGCACTTATGGCAGCAGGTGTACCAATTAAAGCACAAGTAGCAGGAATAGCTATGGGTCTTGTAAAAAAAGATGAACACTATACTATTTTAACTGATATACAAGGTATGGAAGACCACCTAGGAGATATGGACTTTAAAGTAGCTGGTACATCAGAAGGTATAACAGCACTTCAAATGGATATAAAAATTGAAGGGTTAAGCGAACAGATTTTAAAAGAATCATTAGAACAGGCGCGTGTAGGAAGATTACAAATCTTAGATCATATGAATAATATTATTTCTGAGCCACGTGAGGAAGTTTCTACTTTCGCACCTAAGATTAAAATTATTAGAATTAAACCAGAGAAAATCAAAGATGTTATCGGTTCTGGTGGTAAAGTTATTAATGAAATTATTGAAAAAACTGGAGTTAAAATTGATATTGAACAAACAGGGGAAGTATTTATTTCATCTCCTGAAATAGATGGAATTAATAAAGCTATCGAAATTATTGAAAATATAACTCGTGAGGCAGAAGTTGGAGAAGTTTATTTGGCAGAAGTCAAACGCATTGAAAAATTTGGAGCTTTCGTAGAATTATTCCCAGGAGTAGATGCATTAGTTCATATTTCTAAACTATCAGCTGAACGTGTAAATAAAGTAGAAGATGTTGTTAAAATTGGAGATACGTTAAAAGTTAAAGTTATAAAAATAGATGAGAAAGGCCGTGTAGACGCGACAGCTCATTTCTAG